One part of the Osmerus mordax isolate fOsmMor3 chromosome 18, fOsmMor3.pri, whole genome shotgun sequence genome encodes these proteins:
- the agr2 gene encoding anterior gradient protein 2 homolog, translating into MIKGLLSVLLVLVAVSSSLGKPEKNIAKRGKRIPQTLSRGWGDQLIWAQTYEEGLYWARMQNKPLMVIFHLEDCPHSLAMKKSFAEDKDIQKVADEDLIVLNLVYETTDKHLSPDGQYVPRIIFVDPSMTVRADITGRYSNRMYAYEPSDIKLLLSNMDKAKKLLKTEL; encoded by the exons ATGATCAAAGGACTGTTGTCAGTACTGTTGGTCCTCGTGGCCGTCTCCTCTTCTCTGGGAAAGCCGGAGAAGAACATCGccaagagagggaagaggatccCCCAGACTCTCTCCAGAG GATGGGGTGACCAGCTCATCTGGGCTCAGACATATGAGGAAGGCCTCTACTGGGCCAGGATGCA GAACAAGCCTCTCATGGTCATCTTTCATCTAGAGGACTGCCCCCACAGTCTCG CTATGAAGAAATCCTTCGCCGAGGACAAGGACATCCAAAAGGTTGCTGATGAGGACCTGATCGTCCTCAATCTTGTG TATGAAACCACCGACAAGCATCTCTCCCCAGACGGGCAGTACGTACCCAGAATCATCTTTGTCG ATCCTTCCATGACAGTGAGAGCTGACATCACGGGACGTTACTCCAACCGCATGTATGCCTATGAGCCATCTGACATCAAACTCT TGCTGTCCAACATGGACAAGGCCAAGAAGCTTCTGAAGACTGAGCTGTAA
- the tspan13b gene encoding tetraspanin-13b: protein MGCAGFTCSKHSLCALNILYVMVSLLMIGIAAWGKWFGLVSSFQVVGGIIGVGVFLFFVALAGLIGAMKHHQVLLFFYMIILFMVFIVQFSVSSACLAINKDQQEHLLEVGWNNSQATQGDVEKNLNCCGFRHVEVNMTCDAACFPNHSCTPCGDKIQKHAGEVLRFVGGIGLFFSFTEILGVWQTYRYRNQKDPRANPSAFL from the exons ATGGGCTGCGCCGGTTTCACCTGCTCCAAACATTCTCTCTGCGCGCTCAACATCCTCTATGTG ATGGTGAGTCTTCTGATGATTGGCATCGCAGCGTGGGGAAAGTGGTTTGGCCTGGTGTCTAGTTTCCAGGTGGTGGGGGGAATCATCGGAGTGGGGGTCTTCCTTTTCTTCGTGGCCCTGGCCGGGCTCATCGGAGCCATGAAGCACCACCAGGTCCTCCTTTTCTTC TACATGATCATACTGTTCATGGTTTTCATCGTCCAGTTCTCCGTCTCCAGTGCCTGTCTGGCTATCAACAAAGACCAGCAG GAGCATCTGCTGGAGGTGGGATGGAACAATTCTCAAGCCACGCAGGGAGATGTGGAGAAGAATCTTAACTGCTGCGGCTTCCGACATGTGGAGGTCAACATGACCTGTGATGCG GCGTGTTTCCCTAACCACTCCTGCACACCCTGCGGTGATAAGATCCAGAAGCATGCTGGGGAGGTGCTCCGCTTCGTAGGAGGGATCGGCCTCTTCTTCAGCTTCACTGAG ATCCTGGGGGTGTGGCAGACGTACAGGTACAGGAACCAGAAAGACCCACGTGCAAACCCCAGTGCTTTCCTGTAA